A genomic window from candidate division WOR-3 bacterium includes:
- the lipA gene encoding lipoyl synthase: MYIRKPDWIKIKLSFNDSYAEVKKTLKIKKLHTVCEEALCPNINECWGQKTATIMIMGDVCTRGCRFCNVKTGNPGGYLDPDEPRRVAEAIKEWNLKYVVITSVDRDDLPDGGALHFAKTIKEIKKLNPQILVEPLIPDFQGSINSLKIVLDSEPDVLSHNVETVERLTPILRDRRASYRTSLKVLENSKKLKPDIYTKSSIMLGLGETEEEVIKTLKDLRDVGVDIVTIGQYLRPSSHKKYLEVKEYIHPEKFEYYKEIALEMGFLYCASGPFVRSSYKAHEVFIRGVIKKSPFINDFYEG; encoded by the coding sequence TTGTATATAAGAAAACCAGATTGGATTAAAATAAAACTTTCATTTAATGATAGCTATGCTGAAGTTAAAAAAACTTTAAAAATAAAAAAACTTCATACTGTTTGTGAGGAAGCCTTATGTCCTAATATAAATGAATGCTGGGGTCAAAAAACAGCAACAATTATGATAATGGGAGATGTATGTACAAGAGGATGTAGATTCTGTAATGTTAAAACAGGAAATCCAGGTGGATATTTGGACCCCGATGAACCAAGAAGGGTTGCTGAAGCAATAAAAGAGTGGAATTTAAAATATGTTGTAATAACTTCTGTTGATAGAGATGATTTACCTGATGGTGGTGCTTTACATTTTGCAAAAACTATAAAAGAAATAAAAAAATTAAATCCTCAAATTCTTGTTGAACCCTTAATACCTGATTTTCAAGGAAGTATAAATTCTTTAAAAATAGTTCTTGATTCAGAACCTGATGTTCTTTCTCATAATGTAGAAACTGTTGAAAGATTAACACCAATTTTAAGGGATAGAAGAGCAAGTTACAGAACAAGTTTAAAAGTTCTTGAAAATTCTAAAAAATTAAAACCTGATATCTATACAAAATCAAGTATAATGCTTGGTCTTGGAGAAACTGAAGAGGAAGTTATAAAAACTTTAAAGGATTTGAGGGATGTTGGTGTTGATATAGTAACGATAGGTCAATATTTGAGACCCTCTTCCCACAAAAAATACCTTGAAGTAAAAGAATACATTCATCCTGAAAAATTTGAATATTATAAAGAAATTGCACTTGAAATGGGTTTTTTATACTGTGCTTCAGGTCCTTTTGTAAGAAGTTCTTATAAAGCTCACGAAGTCTTTATACGCGGTGTAATTAAAAAATCCCCCTTTATTAATGATTTTTACGAAGGCTAA
- a CDS encoding CoA-binding protein, translating to MDEKIKEILLSYKNIVTIGFSNNPEKPARRVPAFLISKGYNVIPVNPNHDKILGRKSYKSLKEVEEDIDIVQVFRPQEEVPKIVEEVIERKKSRGDIKVLWLQEGIKSESAKKLEDFGIIVIEDKCMYKEYKRLIEEG from the coding sequence ATGGATGAAAAAATCAAGGAAATTCTTTTGAGTTATAAAAACATAGTGACAATAGGTTTTTCAAATAATCCTGAAAAGCCAGCGAGAAGGGTTCCTGCTTTTTTAATTTCAAAAGGGTATAATGTTATACCTGTAAATCCCAATCATGATAAGATTCTTGGTAGAAAAAGTTATAAAAGTTTAAAAGAAGTTGAGGAAGATATTGATATTGTGCAGGTTTTCAGACCACAAGAGGAAGTTCCGAAAATTGTTGAAGAGGTAATTGAGAGAAAAAAATCAAGAGGTGATATTAAGGTTTTATGGCTTCAAGAAGGCATTAAAAGTGAAAGTGCTAAAAAGTTGGAAGATTTTGGGATAATAGTTATAGAGGATAAGTGTATGTATAAAGAGTATAAAAGATTGATAGAGGAAGGTTAA
- a CDS encoding PD-(D/E)XK nuclease family protein, which yields MKFEPEIVIYKTPQNILEKICDEIVKEGDDFSEILIIFPNKRPKVYLKKILNEKLKKPFIMPQVFSFQEFAYKVLVEKESLEFIDILDAVYILKDIFDKKDKKIFGEKFSDFFEWGLRILKAMDELIMNEVDFEKVKILKEYADIPENVKAILDILKEIKEEFCDEILRRKKILDFILFKKLKEMDFDLDYKKVIFAGFYALLPLEEFFIKKIMDKCPTKMIFLMTRESDAIFKFLKKNGFNYKIVESELEKPKINFIKLNDFYTQSIYVREKLKDVLKGGDFTKIGIILPEPLHLESLIGEIGTDIDSDFNISMGYSFRLTPLFSLIRNFFEVRKSSKDNKVYFSSLLNFVNHPFIISCFKDEVIKIDNKVKNLNQEKGKVYFSFNEVVEDSFDREFLFILNCVFVEVKTIKNFIENMREILDILYKRFKGKENTLFEIFMNETFKIFNKLLQTEIKDIDFEIEDLSKIILFYLKREIIPLRGDPLKGFQIIGVLEARLIPFEVIFFLDLIEGIYPKSYKYDPILPESLRKILNLPSYKENESIYAYNFYQIVENAHEVYLLFYEDEKNEGYSESRFIQRLLWEKEKEERRVLYDEIPFYSYTPLLTKEKRKIIEKDDTVINILKKRGEEGFHVTEIDEYLKCPFSFYQRVILENKEEKGIEEDIESTKLGEFLHRVMEEFYIMNFKDKKITWNDSLKNNFLNFLSEKFDEFFGKERETLWVRKEYLILKMGKFVEKIKNEREILRSVEVKVEEEIDIDGFKVKIKGKIDRIDEINGSLRIVDYKSSGSNLGFPYVPSDLKDRRCIIEEVKSLQIPIYAVIYNNKNNSLVKRGAYYIFSSGEIKEFEFGEVIKRTKKSVLNLKDAEEILVNVLSEIYNKDIPFEPDSKTGNCRNCLYRGICGEF from the coding sequence ATGAAATTTGAGCCTGAAATTGTTATTTATAAAACACCTCAAAATATTTTAGAAAAAATATGTGATGAAATTGTAAAGGAAGGGGATGATTTTTCTGAAATTTTAATTATTTTTCCAAATAAAAGACCAAAGGTTTATTTAAAGAAAATTTTAAATGAAAAATTAAAAAAGCCTTTTATAATGCCTCAGGTTTTTTCTTTTCAGGAATTTGCTTATAAAGTTTTAGTGGAGAAAGAAAGTTTGGAATTTATTGATATACTTGATGCTGTTTATATTTTAAAAGATATTTTTGATAAAAAGGATAAAAAAATTTTTGGAGAAAAGTTTTCTGATTTCTTTGAGTGGGGTTTAAGGATATTAAAAGCAATGGATGAACTTATCATGAATGAAGTTGATTTTGAAAAGGTAAAAATTTTAAAGGAATATGCTGATATTCCAGAAAATGTGAAGGCAATTCTTGACATATTGAAGGAAATTAAGGAAGAGTTTTGTGATGAGATTTTGAGAAGGAAAAAAATTTTGGATTTTATTTTATTTAAAAAATTGAAAGAAATGGATTTTGATCTTGATTATAAAAAGGTGATATTTGCAGGTTTTTATGCACTTCTTCCCCTTGAAGAGTTTTTTATTAAAAAGATAATGGATAAATGTCCCACAAAGATGATATTTTTGATGACGAGGGAAAGTGATGCCATATTTAAATTTTTGAAAAAGAATGGATTTAATTACAAAATAGTTGAGTCTGAACTTGAAAAGCCAAAAATTAATTTTATTAAGTTAAATGATTTTTATACTCAATCAATATATGTCAGGGAAAAGTTAAAAGATGTTTTAAAAGGTGGAGATTTTACAAAAATTGGTATAATATTACCTGAACCCTTGCATCTTGAATCACTTATTGGTGAGATAGGAACTGATATAGATTCAGATTTTAATATCAGTATGGGTTATTCTTTTAGATTAACCCCCTTATTTTCTTTAATAAGGAATTTCTTTGAAGTTAGAAAAAGTTCAAAGGATAATAAAGTATATTTTAGTTCTCTTCTTAATTTTGTAAATCATCCATTTATTATATCCTGCTTTAAGGATGAGGTTATAAAAATTGATAATAAAGTGAAGAATTTGAATCAGGAAAAGGGCAAGGTTTATTTTTCATTTAATGAAGTTGTAGAAGATAGTTTTGATAGAGAATTCCTTTTTATTTTAAATTGTGTTTTTGTAGAGGTTAAAACTATAAAAAATTTTATTGAAAATATGCGAGAAATTCTTGATATTTTATATAAGAGGTTTAAAGGTAAAGAAAATACTCTTTTTGAAATTTTTATGAATGAAACTTTTAAAATTTTTAATAAACTTCTCCAGACAGAGATAAAGGATATTGATTTTGAGATAGAGGATCTTTCTAAAATAATTTTATTTTATTTAAAAAGAGAAATCATTCCCTTAAGGGGAGATCCTTTAAAAGGATTTCAGATAATAGGAGTTCTTGAAGCAAGGCTTATTCCTTTTGAAGTTATTTTTTTCCTTGATTTAATAGAAGGAATATATCCTAAAAGTTATAAATATGACCCAATTCTACCGGAAAGTTTAAGGAAAATACTTAATTTACCTTCCTACAAAGAAAATGAATCCATTTATGCTTATAATTTTTATCAGATAGTAGAAAATGCTCATGAGGTTTATCTTTTATTTTATGAAGATGAAAAGAATGAGGGTTATTCTGAATCAAGATTTATTCAGAGACTTTTATGGGAAAAGGAAAAAGAGGAAAGAAGAGTTTTATATGATGAAATCCCCTTTTATAGTTATACTCCCCTTTTAACAAAAGAAAAAAGAAAAATTATAGAAAAGGATGATACGGTTATTAATATTTTGAAGAAGAGGGGAGAGGAAGGGTTTCATGTTACAGAGATTGATGAATATTTAAAGTGTCCTTTTAGTTTTTATCAGAGGGTTATTTTGGAAAATAAAGAGGAAAAAGGTATAGAGGAAGATATTGAGAGCACAAAACTTGGTGAATTTTTGCACAGGGTTATGGAAGAATTTTATATCATGAATTTTAAAGATAAAAAGATAACATGGAATGATAGTTTAAAGAATAATTTTTTAAATTTTTTATCAGAAAAATTTGATGAATTTTTTGGTAAGGAGAGGGAGACCTTATGGGTAAGAAAAGAATATTTAATTTTGAAGATGGGAAAATTTGTAGAAAAAATTAAAAATGAGAGAGAAATTTTAAGGAGTGTAGAGGTAAAGGTTGAAGAGGAAATAGATATTGATGGTTTCAAGGTAAAGATAAAGGGAAAAATTGATAGAATAGATGAGATTAATGGTTCTTTAAGAATTGTTGATTATAAAAGTTCAGGAAGTAATTTAGGTTTTCCATATGTTCCTTCTGATTTAAAAGACAGAAGATGTATTATAGAAGAGGTTAAAAGTCTTCAGATTCCCATTTATGCTGTGATTTATAATAATAAAAATAACTCTCTGGTAAAAAGAGGGGCCTATTATATATTCAGTTCAGGAGAAATTAAAGAGTTTGAGTTTGGAGAAGTGATAAAAAGAACAAAAAAGAGTGTTTTGAATTTGAAGGATGCGGAAGAAATTTTGGTTAATGTTTTGAGTGAAATTTATAATAAGGATATTCCTTTTGAACCAGATTCAAAGACAGGTAATTGTAGGAATTGTCTTTATCGTGGTATATGTGGAGAGTTTTAG
- a CDS encoding UvrD-helicase domain-containing protein, translating to MKRFTRIESSAGGGKTSEIVKRYIELIKKGIKFDRILAITFTNKASEEMKRRILKNLKELALSDDAFIFKVLDGKEGIIDNFSDFSLKTIDAFLFSLLKSCALDLKIPPEPEIEEKEREKIKMIIDEVLAQVANDSFLKNKILNFLNFISSISQSLNPYENFIDYFSSFLDKERILGENYEFLGGNLKDFFLLIKKNLEEKKKKEGFIFLSDISILVFNYVKNSDVPYLFFKLGEKFYHFLVDEFQDTSIIQWKSLKPLVENALSGMDPEGNKGTFFYVGDPKQSIYRWRGTRWELFDDIIKEFEGKIEEKDFEFIYKDINKRSLKNIVDFVNDIFDIENLKNYFAKISDKKKNYIKYFFEVERVYKNVKQKPDNNKNSGGYIEFKVIKGSKSESEDEILFYLKEIIDDLLKNRKRSYGEIAILERQNSDCQKIVNFLLGEGYPVYTSYDVSIENLPLIRTIIYFFKILVNENDRNSFFNLIQTEFFSKIFEVDEKIIKKFLLSDKRDLKEFFKISPLFEKTYKYFKDLSKIYSPYYLLLEFDYVFKISEKFSKEYLHLLSLLKGTCEELENISIYEFVKKFEKFPYLFSPSSKDAINVLTIHKAKGLEFNIVISLFSSFFEFEERDKFIIYDKDIENPRIYLKKECDDETKLYNETLNIIQELNLLYVALTRAKEEIYFVICDNNNKKNYGHFILDFLKRNFGERKFYKIGEKVEVERKSYEKEELIFYRRNPISIKELKNKLFVRSEFESEILNHDELLRGEWIHLVLSNIKNLNELNFDKEIEKSFERAKSIWKRYGSFDEISFEKVIYFKTKIKKEFLREFFFTDKKIRTEFEVVNERGEVYRIDRIVFGDTIKVIEFKTGNEKSDFHFLQVKNYLNIIKKIFGEKVRGYLIYLDREEVYEI from the coding sequence ATGAAAAGATTTACAAGAATTGAATCCTCTGCAGGTGGAGGTAAAACAAGTGAAATTGTTAAGAGGTATATAGAACTCATAAAAAAAGGAATAAAATTTGATAGGATACTTGCCATAACATTTACAAATAAGGCAAGTGAAGAAATGAAAAGGAGAATTTTAAAAAATTTAAAAGAACTTGCGCTATCTGATGATGCTTTTATTTTTAAAGTTTTAGATGGAAAGGAAGGAATTATAGATAACTTTTCAGATTTTTCCCTTAAAACAATAGATGCTTTTTTATTTTCCCTTTTAAAAAGCTGTGCCCTTGACCTTAAAATTCCCCCTGAACCCGAAATTGAAGAAAAAGAGAGAGAAAAAATAAAAATGATTATAGATGAAGTTTTAGCTCAGGTAGCGAATGATTCTTTCTTAAAAAATAAAATATTAAATTTTTTAAATTTTATCTCAAGTATATCTCAATCACTTAACCCCTATGAAAATTTTATTGATTATTTTAGCTCTTTTCTTGATAAGGAAAGGATACTGGGAGAAAATTATGAATTTTTAGGGGGAAATTTAAAAGATTTCTTTTTATTAATCAAAAAAAATCTGGAAGAGAAAAAAAAGAAAGAAGGTTTCATTTTCCTTTCAGATATTTCTATTCTTGTTTTTAATTATGTTAAGAATTCTGATGTTCCATATCTATTTTTTAAACTGGGTGAAAAATTTTATCATTTTCTTGTTGATGAATTTCAGGATACAAGTATAATTCAGTGGAAAAGTCTAAAACCACTTGTTGAAAATGCTCTTTCAGGTATGGATCCTGAAGGAAATAAAGGAACTTTTTTCTATGTTGGCGATCCTAAACAATCAATTTACAGGTGGAGGGGAACAAGATGGGAACTTTTTGATGATATTATCAAGGAATTTGAGGGTAAGATTGAAGAAAAGGATTTTGAATTTATTTATAAAGATATAAATAAAAGGAGTCTAAAAAATATTGTAGATTTTGTAAATGATATATTTGATATTGAAAATTTAAAAAATTATTTTGCCAAAATAAGTGATAAAAAGAAAAATTATATTAAATATTTTTTTGAAGTAGAAAGGGTATATAAGAATGTTAAACAGAAACCTGATAACAATAAAAATTCTGGTGGTTATATTGAATTTAAAGTTATAAAAGGTTCAAAGAGTGAATCTGAAGATGAAATTCTTTTTTATTTAAAAGAAATTATTGATGATTTATTAAAAAATAGAAAAAGAAGTTACGGTGAAATTGCGATACTTGAGAGACAAAACAGTGATTGTCAAAAAATTGTTAATTTCTTACTCGGTGAGGGTTATCCTGTTTATACCTCTTATGATGTTAGTATAGAAAATTTACCTTTGATAAGAACGATAATTTATTTCTTTAAGATTCTTGTAAATGAAAATGATAGAAATAGTTTCTTTAATTTGATTCAAACTGAATTTTTCTCAAAAATTTTTGAAGTTGATGAAAAAATTATTAAAAAGTTTCTTTTGAGTGATAAAAGGGATTTAAAGGAATTTTTTAAAATTTCTCCCCTTTTTGAAAAAACTTATAAATATTTTAAAGATTTATCTAAAATTTATTCTCCCTACTATCTTTTACTTGAATTTGATTATGTTTTCAAAATTTCTGAAAAATTTTCAAAAGAGTACTTACATCTTTTATCCCTTTTAAAGGGGACATGTGAAGAACTTGAGAATATATCAATTTATGAATTTGTAAAAAAATTTGAAAAGTTTCCCTACTTATTTTCTCCCTCTTCTAAGGATGCGATAAATGTTTTGACAATACACAAAGCAAAGGGTCTTGAGTTTAATATTGTTATTTCTCTTTTTTCTTCCTTTTTTGAATTTGAGGAAAGGGATAAATTTATTATTTATGATAAGGATATTGAAAATCCAAGGATTTATTTAAAAAAAGAATGTGATGATGAAACAAAACTTTATAATGAAACTTTAAACATAATTCAAGAGTTAAATTTGCTCTATGTTGCGCTGACAAGGGCAAAAGAAGAGATTTATTTTGTAATTTGTGATAATAATAATAAAAAAAATTATGGTCATTTTATTCTTGATTTTCTTAAAAGAAATTTTGGTGAAAGGAAATTTTATAAAATAGGTGAAAAAGTAGAAGTTGAAAGAAAATCTTATGAAAAGGAGGAGTTAATTTTTTATAGAAGAAATCCCATTTCTATAAAGGAACTAAAAAATAAACTTTTTGTAAGAAGTGAATTTGAAAGTGAAATTTTAAATCACGATGAATTATTAAGGGGTGAATGGATACATCTTGTTCTTTCTAATATAAAAAATTTGAATGAACTAAACTTTGATAAAGAAATTGAAAAATCCTTTGAGAGGGCAAAATCAATTTGGAAAAGGTATGGATCTTTTGATGAGATTTCCTTTGAAAAAGTTATTTATTTTAAAACAAAAATCAAAAAGGAATTTTTAAGGGAATTTTTTTTTACTGATAAGAAAATAAGGACAGAATTTGAGGTGGTAAATGAAAGAGGAGAGGTTTATCGTATTGATAGAATAGTTTTTGGTGATACAATCAAGGTTATAGAATTTAAAACAGGTAATGAAAAGTCTGATTTCCATTTTTTGCAGGTTAAAAACTATCTTAATATAATTAAAAAAATATTTGGTGAAAAAGTTAGAGGTTATCTTATATATTTAGACAGGGAGGAAGTTTATGAAATTTGA
- a CDS encoding glycosyltransferase family 9 protein: MIIVRVPNWIGDAVISRGFLKALMKKFDRKIFVIGKEFLRDIFYDFEFKGFKTYKEYFEILKSLKDKGFNEIYILPFSFSSAFFPFFVGIKIRIGFESDRRGFLLTHKLPPFYIKREHLLKSFLRLIDMEESYTLYYPELKRFSDRERKNTVIIAPHATYGKAKEWVFFKELSEYLLKEKFEVIVIGRKKIGEYPEGVIDLRGKTDLKDVLKIISEAEYVFSNDSGIAHIAGSMGKKVFVFFGSTSPLWTKPLGKNVYIFYKKVFCSPCFERTCKYNTYDCMKKITIYEVEKFFSIVK, translated from the coding sequence TTGATAATAGTAAGAGTTCCAAACTGGATAGGTGATGCGGTTATTTCAAGGGGATTTTTAAAAGCTCTTATGAAAAAATTTGATAGAAAGATTTTTGTTATAGGAAAAGAATTTTTAAGGGATATTTTCTATGATTTTGAGTTTAAAGGATTTAAGACATATAAGGAATATTTTGAAATTTTAAAATCTTTAAAGGATAAAGGTTTTAATGAAATCTATATATTACCCTTTTCTTTTTCATCTGCTTTTTTCCCTTTTTTTGTTGGGATAAAAATAAGAATAGGTTTTGAAAGTGATAGAAGGGGATTTCTTTTGACTCACAAACTTCCTCCTTTTTACATTAAAAGAGAACATCTTTTAAAAAGTTTTTTGAGATTAATAGATATGGAGGAAAGTTATACTTTATATTATCCTGAATTAAAAAGATTTTCAGATAGGGAAAGAAAAAATACTGTTATAATTGCCCCCCACGCCACTTATGGAAAGGCAAAAGAGTGGGTTTTTTTTAAAGAACTTTCCGAATATTTACTCAAGGAAAAATTTGAGGTAATTGTTATAGGCAGAAAAAAGATTGGGGAATATCCTGAGGGAGTTATTGACCTAAGAGGAAAAACTGATTTAAAAGATGTTTTAAAAATTATTTCAGAGGCAGAATATGTCTTCAGTAATGATTCAGGTATTGCTCATATAGCGGGAAGTATGGGGAAAAAAGTTTTTGTATTTTTTGGTTCAACATCTCCCTTATGGACGAAGCCCCTTGGGAAAAATGTATATATATTTTATAAAAAGGTTTTCTGTTCCCCATGTTTTGAAAGGACCTGTAAATACAATACCTATGATTGTATGAAAAAAATTACTATTTATGAGGTTGAAAAATTTTTTTCCATTGTAAAATGA
- a CDS encoding HAMP domain-containing sensor histidine kinase: MKFLKRVEGVLRKRFIVRISLIFFIEFVSAVISMFSIIQGYYYIFSLSFSVYLFFAYLIYLEIKRFSLFLNWILKCDYEEKIPDLILKRDDDLKEFIISFKGRLSEEARLIREKKVLEEYRTSFLSRISHEILSPVSVIKGYINLLSKKENDIKKLDYIEKIVRSVSRLETMINNFIVSAREGLYPTSFEFKIFDLTELLFEIYEENLPIAHERNINFVLKMPPFPNTVIGDPEALKSGITNILNNAFKFTNPGGKVSIEAEKVDTKIKVSIIDTGPGISKDELPYIFRPYFQGKYSRTKKLGMGLGLSIAKEIIEAHGSEIYVDSEPGKGSKFYFYLQMKL, from the coding sequence ATGAAATTTTTAAAAAGAGTAGAAGGAGTGCTTAGAAAAAGATTTATAGTAAGAATATCTTTAATCTTTTTTATAGAGTTTGTTTCAGCTGTTATCTCAATGTTTTCAATTATTCAAGGATATTATTATATTTTTTCCTTATCTTTTTCTGTTTATCTTTTTTTTGCTTATTTAATTTATTTAGAAATAAAAAGATTTTCACTTTTTCTAAACTGGATTTTAAAATGTGATTATGAAGAAAAAATTCCTGATTTAATTTTGAAAAGGGATGACGATCTTAAAGAATTTATCATTTCTTTTAAAGGGAGATTATCAGAGGAAGCAAGATTAATAAGGGAAAAAAAAGTTCTTGAAGAATATAGAACTTCTTTCTTATCAAGAATTTCCCATGAAATTCTTTCGCCTGTTTCTGTGATTAAGGGTTATATAAATTTATTATCAAAAAAGGAAAATGATATAAAAAAACTTGATTACATTGAAAAAATAGTAAGAAGTGTTTCCCGTCTTGAAACAATGATAAATAATTTTATTGTCAGCGCAAGAGAAGGATTATACCCCACAAGTTTTGAATTTAAAATTTTCGACCTTACTGAACTTCTTTTTGAAATTTATGAAGAAAATTTACCTATAGCTCATGAAAGGAATATAAATTTTGTTTTAAAGATGCCTCCTTTTCCCAATACAGTTATCGGTGACCCTGAGGCTTTAAAATCAGGAATTACAAATATTTTAAATAATGCTTTTAAATTTACAAATCCTGGTGGTAAGGTTTCAATTGAGGCAGAAAAAGTGGATACTAAAATAAAAGTATCCATAATTGATACAGGTCCGGGGATAAGTAAAGATGAACTTCCTTATATTTTCAGACCTTACTTTCAGGGAAAGTATTCAAGAACAAAAAAACTTGGTATGGGATTGGGACTTTCAATAGCGAAGGAAATTATTGAAGCCCATGGATCAGAGATTTATGTTGATTCTGAGCCAGGCAAAGGTTCCAAATTTTATTTTTATTTACAGATGAAGTTATAA
- the purQ gene encoding phosphoribosylformylglycinamidine synthase I, which produces MDAYIIFAPGTNCDEETLYALRKIGLKVDLLLLKNWLNNPSIILKSKLLVFPGGFSFGDYIKAGKVFAFYIREKLWDSLYEFYKRGGYIIGICNGFQVLLRSGVLPFFDGKVHAYLLKNESGEFEDRWIFLKGEGKSIFVRGLEIPHPFPIAHGEGKFFAEKKVIDFLEKNNLVAFRYVDENGNPVKDYPFNPNGSINSIAGITDPEGRILGMMPHPERAFERFQIPSIFEVKREPGFLIFKNVKDEIFKKSRRSA; this is translated from the coding sequence ATGGATGCGTATATTATCTTTGCTCCTGGAACTAACTGTGATGAGGAAACTTTATATGCATTGAGAAAAATTGGGTTAAAAGTAGATTTACTTTTACTTAAAAATTGGCTGAATAACCCTTCAATTATTTTAAAATCAAAACTTTTAGTTTTTCCTGGGGGTTTTTCTTTTGGAGATTATATTAAGGCAGGAAAAGTTTTTGCCTTTTATATAAGGGAGAAATTGTGGGATTCCCTTTATGAATTCTATAAAAGGGGAGGTTATATAATTGGTATATGTAATGGTTTCCAGGTCCTTTTAAGGAGTGGGGTTCTTCCCTTTTTTGATGGTAAAGTCCATGCATATCTTTTAAAAAATGAAAGTGGTGAATTTGAAGATAGATGGATTTTTTTGAAAGGTGAGGGAAAAAGTATTTTTGTAAGAGGTCTTGAAATACCTCATCCTTTTCCTATTGCTCATGGTGAGGGCAAGTTTTTTGCAGAAAAAAAAGTAATTGATTTTCTTGAAAAAAATAATTTAGTTGCTTTCAGATATGTTGATGAAAATGGGAATCCTGTAAAAGATTATCCCTTTAATCCAAATGGTTCAATTAATTCAATTGCTGGTATAACTGATCCTGAAGGAAGAATTCTTGGAATGATGCCCCACCCAGAAAGGGCTTTTGAAAGATTTCAAATTCCTTCAATTTTTGAGGTAAAAAGAGAGCCAGGTTTTTTAATATTTAAAAATGTCAAAGATGAAATTTTTAAAAAGAGTAGAAGGAGTGCTTAG